A DNA window from Mycolicibacter terrae contains the following coding sequences:
- a CDS encoding PE family protein, with protein sequence MSFVTTQPEDLNFAASRLMSIGTSVNAENAGAAGPTTGVIPAAGDQVSALTAAQFAAHAKVYQAVSTQAKAIHDQFVHMLATSAGSYELTEAANAASAG encoded by the coding sequence ATGTCATTCGTGACGACACAACCCGAGGATCTGAACTTCGCCGCCAGCCGCCTGATGAGCATCGGCACCTCGGTCAACGCCGAAAACGCCGGCGCCGCCGGTCCTACCACCGGGGTGATACCCGCAGCAGGCGACCAGGTTTCGGCGCTGACTGCCGCGCAGTTCGCCGCTCACGCGAAGGTCTACCAGGCCGTCAGCACGCAGGCCAAGGCGATACACGACCAGTTCGTGCACATGCTGGCGACCAGTGCCGGCTCCTATGAACTCACCGAGGCGGCCAACGCGGCCTCAGCTGGTTAA
- a CDS encoding aminopeptidase P family protein gives MTHSSRRLRLGAAISAAGLDAMLVTDLVNVRYLSGFTGSAGALLVYADRWADDRPPLLATDGRYRTQAARQAPDLQTAIERAGASHLVAQAAAAGVRRLGFEGHVVTVDGFDTLSAVLAAAHSAGANTELVRASGMVEALREVKDAGEVALLRLACEAADAALSDVVERGGLRPGRTEREVGRELEARMLDHGADAASFETIVAAGPNSAVPHHRPTDAVLAAGDFVKIDFGALVAGYHSDMTRTFVLGPPADWQREIYQVVATAQRAGREALVPGARLRDVDAAARQVIADAGYAETFGHGLGHGVGLRIHEAPGINAAADGTLLAGAVVTVEPGVYLADRGGVRIEDTLVVGGAAPASAGTHPELLTRFPKELTIV, from the coding sequence GTGACACATTCCTCCCGTCGGCTGCGTCTGGGCGCCGCGATCAGTGCGGCCGGATTGGACGCGATGCTGGTCACAGACTTGGTCAATGTGCGGTACCTGTCGGGATTCACCGGGTCGGCCGGTGCCTTGCTGGTCTACGCCGACCGATGGGCCGACGACCGGCCCCCGCTGCTGGCGACCGACGGCCGATACCGCACCCAGGCCGCCCGGCAGGCCCCCGACCTGCAGACGGCGATCGAGCGCGCCGGAGCGAGCCACCTGGTCGCGCAGGCGGCGGCGGCCGGGGTGCGCCGGCTGGGGTTCGAGGGACATGTGGTCACCGTGGACGGGTTCGACACCCTGTCGGCGGTGCTGGCCGCAGCCCACAGCGCCGGTGCGAATACCGAACTGGTTCGCGCCTCGGGCATGGTGGAGGCGCTGCGGGAGGTCAAGGACGCCGGTGAGGTCGCTCTGTTGCGGCTGGCCTGCGAGGCCGCCGACGCGGCATTGAGCGATGTGGTGGAGCGCGGCGGGCTGCGCCCGGGCCGCACCGAACGGGAGGTCGGCCGGGAACTGGAAGCCCGGATGCTCGACCATGGCGCCGACGCCGCCTCGTTCGAGACCATCGTGGCCGCGGGCCCCAACTCGGCGGTTCCGCATCACCGGCCGACCGACGCCGTGCTGGCCGCCGGCGACTTCGTCAAGATCGACTTCGGTGCTCTGGTGGCCGGCTACCACTCCGATATGACCCGTACCTTCGTGCTGGGCCCTCCGGCGGACTGGCAGCGTGAGATCTACCAGGTGGTGGCGACTGCCCAGCGGGCCGGCCGGGAGGCACTGGTGCCGGGCGCCAGGCTGCGCGACGTCGATGCCGCCGCGCGCCAGGTGATCGCCGACGCCGGCTACGCCGAGACCTTCGGCCACGGCCTCGGCCACGGGGTGGGTCTGCGGATCCATGAAGCGCCGGGAATCAACGCGGCGGCCGACGGTACACTGCTTGCCGGTGCTGTGGTGACCGTGGAGCCCGGCGTCTATCTGGCCGATCGTGGCGGCGTCCGGATCGAGGACACGCTCGTGGTCGGCGGTGCCGCACCCGCATCCGCGGGGACACACCCGGAATTGCTGACTCGGTTCCCCAAGGAACTGACCATTGTCTAG
- a CDS encoding WXG100 family type VII secretion target, producing MSINYQFGDVDAHGALIRAQAASLEAEHQAIVHDVLAAGDFWGGAGSVACQEFVAQLGRNFAVIYEQANSHGQKVQSAGNNMANTDASVGSSWA from the coding sequence ATGAGCATCAATTACCAGTTCGGTGATGTCGACGCCCACGGTGCGTTGATTCGGGCCCAGGCGGCGTCGTTGGAGGCTGAGCATCAGGCGATCGTGCATGATGTGTTGGCTGCCGGGGACTTCTGGGGTGGCGCGGGTTCGGTGGCGTGCCAGGAGTTCGTGGCGCAGTTGGGCCGCAACTTCGCGGTGATCTATGAGCAGGCCAACAGCCACGGTCAGAAGGTGCAGTCGGCGGGCAACAACATGGCCAACACCGACGCGTCCGTCGGCTCCAGCTGGGCCTGA
- the nusB gene encoding transcription antitermination factor NusB — MPAGGDVESARPARAVRGRHLARKRAVDLLFESEARGLTPAEGAAMRAELASQQPDVAPLHPYTVTVAQGVAAHGAHIDDLITSHLQGWKLERLPAVDRAILRVAIWELLHAEDVPEPVAVDEAVKLAKELSTDDSPGFVNGVLGQVMLVTPQLRAASQAVREAARPVAPAEDDGDDTE, encoded by the coding sequence ATGCCCGCCGGTGGGGACGTCGAATCCGCGCGGCCCGCGCGAGCGGTGCGGGGCCGTCACCTGGCCCGCAAACGCGCAGTGGACCTGTTGTTCGAATCCGAGGCCCGGGGACTGACCCCGGCCGAGGGCGCGGCGATGCGGGCGGAACTGGCCAGCCAGCAGCCCGACGTGGCGCCGCTGCACCCGTATACGGTCACGGTGGCCCAGGGGGTGGCCGCCCACGGCGCCCATATCGACGATCTGATCACCTCGCACCTGCAGGGCTGGAAGCTTGAGCGGCTGCCGGCCGTCGACCGGGCGATCCTTCGGGTGGCGATCTGGGAGCTGCTGCACGCCGAGGACGTACCCGAGCCGGTCGCCGTCGACGAGGCGGTGAAGTTGGCCAAGGAGCTGTCCACCGATGATTCGCCGGGCTTCGTCAACGGCGTGCTGGGCCAAGTGATGCTGGTGACGCCCCAGCTGCGCGCGGCATCGCAGGCGGTCCGCGAGGCGGCACGGCCCGTAGCGCCCGCCGAGGACGACGGAGACGACACCGAATAG
- a CDS encoding B-4DMT family transporter, with product MSKWFLRGLVFAALMVVIRLIQGVLINAFEAQAGLISLILVILFAIAVMVWGHSDGRADARANPDPDRRADLAMTWLGAGLVAGLISGVVTWIIALVDKALYVSSLFNELTSFAAFTALLVFVPAVAAVTLGRRRVDKDYEKAPQRHHGLAAHEGAPATDVFATVGAAPVASEEASEIGAAQTDAAATQPDAGATLAGPSGGFTTEEFPADTETTSEIPAIPEDGGETQPGNSAR from the coding sequence ATGAGCAAGTGGTTTCTTCGCGGATTGGTCTTCGCAGCGCTGATGGTCGTCATCCGCCTGATCCAGGGGGTGTTGATCAACGCCTTCGAAGCACAGGCCGGCCTGATCAGCCTGATCCTGGTGATCTTGTTCGCGATCGCCGTGATGGTGTGGGGCCACTCGGACGGCCGCGCCGACGCCAGAGCCAACCCCGACCCGGACCGGCGCGCGGACCTCGCCATGACCTGGCTGGGTGCCGGACTGGTCGCCGGTCTGATCAGCGGAGTGGTGACGTGGATCATCGCCCTGGTCGACAAGGCGCTCTACGTCAGCAGTTTGTTCAACGAGCTGACAAGTTTCGCCGCCTTCACCGCGTTGCTGGTGTTCGTGCCGGCAGTGGCTGCGGTCACGCTGGGACGCCGTCGCGTCGACAAGGACTACGAGAAGGCCCCGCAACGCCACCACGGCCTGGCCGCCCACGAGGGCGCACCCGCCACCGATGTGTTCGCCACCGTGGGCGCCGCTCCGGTGGCTTCCGAGGAGGCCTCCGAGATCGGGGCCGCCCAGACCGACGCCGCCGCCACGCAACCCGATGCGGGCGCGACGCTGGCCGGTCCCTCCGGGGGCTTCACCACCGAGGAGTTCCCGGCCGACACCGAGACGACCTCCGAGATCCCCGCGATCCCGGAGGACGGTGGGGAGACTCAGCCGGGCAACTCGGCCAGGTAG
- a CDS encoding PPE family protein translates to MDFGMLPPEVNSGRMYVGPGSSPMMAAATAWDGLATELSSAAAHYQDVISELTGQAWQGPTATSMAAAAAPYVQWMATTATQAEQAASQARAAAAAYEAAFAATVPPPVIATNRTTLATLVATNLLGQNTPAIAANQAEYGAMWAQDTAAMYSYAAGSAAATTLTPFSPPPKNTNPTGEANQTAAVSQGAGSAAGGSAQSIIDQILNFNLADTQLGKDFLALNGSFSGLQAVIGGLGYTASGSMFTIVPGVNAAITASSAMTSAMSAAAAVPVSAVTTLPEMGAVGASLVGSSGSALGGLGRAGSVGGLSVPPSWGAAASPMATASANVRLASAAAPIAGLGGMTGAPGGFMGGGMPMLAGAVNAPRSGESGSRFGPRLKVLPELGGQSAEEPSTRWAPPQHAASTAGKFTERDELKELRKVAADLVKERDILHRSAVALLKDVSN, encoded by the coding sequence ATGGATTTCGGGATGTTGCCTCCGGAAGTGAACTCCGGGCGGATGTATGTGGGGCCGGGATCGTCCCCGATGATGGCGGCCGCAACAGCCTGGGACGGGCTGGCCACCGAACTGAGTTCGGCGGCCGCCCACTACCAGGACGTGATCTCAGAACTGACCGGCCAAGCCTGGCAGGGACCGACCGCGACCTCGATGGCCGCCGCAGCAGCCCCCTATGTGCAATGGATGGCCACCACCGCCACCCAAGCCGAACAAGCCGCCTCCCAGGCCAGAGCAGCCGCAGCCGCCTACGAAGCCGCATTCGCCGCCACCGTCCCCCCACCGGTCATCGCCACCAACCGCACCACCCTGGCCACCCTCGTGGCGACCAACCTCCTGGGCCAAAACACACCGGCGATCGCCGCCAACCAAGCCGAATACGGCGCAATGTGGGCACAAGACACCGCCGCGATGTACAGCTACGCAGCCGGCTCCGCAGCCGCCACCACCCTCACACCCTTCAGCCCACCCCCCAAAAACACCAACCCCACCGGCGAAGCCAACCAAACAGCCGCCGTCAGCCAGGGCGCGGGCTCGGCGGCCGGCGGTTCGGCCCAGAGCATCATCGACCAGATCTTGAACTTCAACCTGGCGGATACGCAGCTCGGCAAGGACTTCCTGGCGTTGAACGGGTCGTTTTCCGGATTACAAGCGGTCATCGGCGGGCTGGGTTATACCGCATCGGGTTCCATGTTCACCATCGTTCCCGGCGTGAACGCGGCCATCACAGCATCTTCGGCGATGACGTCGGCGATGTCGGCGGCCGCGGCAGTCCCGGTGAGCGCGGTGACCACCCTTCCCGAAATGGGCGCGGTGGGGGCGAGCCTGGTGGGATCGTCGGGTTCTGCGTTGGGGGGATTGGGCCGAGCGGGTTCCGTCGGCGGGCTCTCCGTGCCTCCGTCGTGGGGCGCAGCGGCTTCGCCGATGGCCACGGCGTCGGCGAATGTGCGGCTTGCTTCGGCGGCTGCACCCATTGCCGGTCTTGGTGGCATGACCGGCGCCCCAGGCGGATTCATGGGCGGCGGGATGCCCATGCTCGCCGGTGCGGTGAACGCCCCGCGCAGTGGCGAGTCCGGCTCGCGGTTCGGCCCCCGGCTCAAGGTGCTCCCAGAACTGGGTGGCCAGTCCGCGGAGGAACCGTCGACCCGATGGGCGCCGCCTCAACACGCCGCGAGCACCGCAGGCAAATTCACCGAACGCGATGAGCTCAAAGAGCTTCGCAAGGTGGCCGCCGACCTGGTCAAGGAACGCGACATACTGCATCGCTCCGCGGTCGCGCTACTCAAAGACGTCTCGAATTAG
- the aroB gene encoding 3-dehydroquinate synthase, whose amino-acid sequence MPEPITVTVATDPPYPVVIGKGLLGDLAGLLAGRNKVAILHQPTLEQTAEGIRTYLSDKGIEAHRVEIPDAEDGKSLQVLGFIWDVLGRIGLDRRDALVSLGGGAATDVAGFAAATWLRGISIVHVPTTLLAMVDAAIGGKTGINTEAGKNLVGAFHQPTAVVVDLATLETLPQREIVAGMPEIVKAGFIADPVILDLIEADPQAAMDPSGEVLGELIRRSITVKAEVVAADERESGLREILNYGHTLAHAIEALEHYQWRHGDAVSVGLVFAAELARVTGRLDDETADRHRSILLSLGLPVSYYESALPALLEYMMGDKKNRAGVLRFVVLDGLAKPGRLEGPDPMLLAAAYDEVGRRFRLERR is encoded by the coding sequence ATTCCCGAGCCGATCACCGTGACGGTGGCAACCGACCCGCCGTACCCGGTGGTGATCGGCAAAGGCCTGCTCGGTGATCTCGCCGGCCTGCTCGCCGGCCGCAACAAGGTGGCGATCCTGCATCAGCCCACGTTGGAGCAGACCGCGGAGGGCATCCGAACCTATCTGTCCGACAAGGGGATCGAGGCACACCGCGTCGAGATCCCGGATGCCGAGGACGGCAAGTCGTTGCAGGTGCTGGGCTTCATCTGGGATGTGCTGGGCCGCATCGGCCTCGATCGGCGTGACGCCCTGGTCAGTCTCGGCGGGGGCGCCGCCACCGACGTGGCAGGCTTCGCGGCGGCCACCTGGCTGCGCGGCATCTCGATCGTGCATGTGCCGACCACCCTGCTGGCGATGGTCGACGCCGCGATCGGCGGCAAGACCGGTATCAATACCGAAGCCGGCAAGAACCTCGTCGGCGCGTTCCATCAGCCGACGGCCGTCGTCGTCGACCTGGCCACCCTGGAGACCCTGCCGCAGCGCGAGATCGTCGCCGGCATGCCCGAGATCGTCAAGGCCGGCTTCATCGCCGATCCGGTGATCCTGGACCTGATCGAAGCCGATCCCCAAGCTGCGATGGACCCGAGCGGCGAGGTGCTGGGCGAGCTGATCCGGCGCTCCATCACCGTCAAGGCCGAAGTCGTCGCCGCCGACGAGCGCGAGTCGGGTCTGCGCGAAATCCTGAACTACGGCCACACTCTCGCGCATGCGATCGAGGCGCTGGAGCACTACCAATGGCGGCACGGAGACGCGGTGTCGGTCGGGCTGGTCTTCGCCGCCGAACTGGCCCGCGTCACCGGACGACTCGACGACGAGACCGCCGACCGGCACCGTTCGATCCTGCTGTCGCTGGGCCTGCCGGTCAGCTACTACGAGAGCGCCCTGCCGGCGCTGCTGGAATACATGATGGGGGACAAGAAGAACCGGGCCGGGGTGCTGCGATTCGTGGTGCTCGACGGCTTGGCCAAGCCGGGCCGGCTCGAAGGTCCTGACCCGATGCTGCTGGCCGCCGCCTATGACGAGGTGGGCCGGCGCTTCCGATTGGAGCGACGGTGA
- a CDS encoding WXG100 family type VII secretion target, which translates to MATRFMTDPDAMRAMAGRFDVHAQTVEDEARRMWASSTNISGAGWGGLAERTSMDTMGQMQTAFRNIVTMLHGVRDGLIRDANHYEQQEAASQQILSS; encoded by the coding sequence ATGGCAACACGTTTTATGACCGATCCGGACGCGATGCGTGCGATGGCGGGGCGTTTTGATGTGCACGCCCAGACGGTGGAGGATGAGGCCCGGCGGATGTGGGCGTCCTCGACGAACATCTCGGGTGCGGGCTGGGGTGGTTTGGCCGAGCGCACTTCGATGGACACCATGGGTCAGATGCAGACGGCGTTTCGCAACATTGTGACCATGCTGCACGGGGTGCGTGATGGTTTGATTCGCGACGCCAACCATTACGAGCAGCAGGAAGCTGCTTCGCAGCAGATCCTGTCGAGCTAG
- the aroQ gene encoding type II 3-dehydroquinate dehydratase — protein MNRINVINGPNLGRLGLREPDVYGDTTYADLQALIEREATVLDVDVVVRQSDSEAELLEWVHQAADAAEPVILNAGGLTHTSVALRDACAELSAPLIELHISNVHAREDFRRHSYLSPIASGVIVGLGVRGYLLALRYLAELPG, from the coding sequence GTGAACCGGATCAACGTCATCAACGGCCCGAACCTGGGGCGGCTGGGTCTGCGCGAACCGGATGTCTACGGCGACACCACCTATGCGGACCTACAGGCGCTTATCGAGCGGGAGGCGACGGTGCTGGACGTCGACGTCGTGGTGCGGCAGAGCGACAGCGAAGCCGAACTGCTGGAGTGGGTTCATCAGGCCGCCGACGCCGCCGAACCGGTGATTCTCAACGCCGGTGGACTGACCCACACCTCGGTGGCACTGCGCGACGCCTGCGCCGAGCTGAGCGCACCGTTGATCGAACTGCACATCTCCAATGTGCATGCTCGCGAAGACTTTCGGCGGCATTCCTACCTGAGCCCGATCGCCAGCGGGGTGATCGTCGGCCTGGGGGTGCGGGGCTACCTGCTGGCGCTGCGCTACCTGGCCGAGTTGCCCGGCTGA
- the efp gene encoding elongation factor P — translation MASTADFKNGLVLVIDGQLWQIVEFQHVKPGKGPAFVRTKLKNVVSGKVVDKTYNAGVKVETATVDRRDATFLYRDGNDFVFMDSADYEQHPLPEAMVGESANYLLESMPVQIAFHNGVPLYLELPVSVELEVSHTEPGLQGDRSSAGTKPATMETGAQINVPLFINTGDKLKVDTRDGSYLGRVNS, via the coding sequence GTGGCTTCAACTGCTGACTTCAAGAACGGACTGGTGCTGGTGATCGACGGCCAGCTCTGGCAGATCGTCGAGTTCCAGCACGTCAAGCCGGGCAAGGGACCGGCCTTCGTGCGCACCAAGCTCAAGAACGTGGTGTCGGGCAAGGTTGTCGACAAGACCTACAACGCCGGCGTGAAGGTGGAGACCGCCACCGTCGACCGCCGTGACGCCACCTTCCTGTACCGCGACGGGAACGATTTCGTGTTCATGGACAGTGCCGACTACGAGCAGCACCCGCTGCCCGAGGCGATGGTCGGCGAGTCGGCGAACTACCTGCTGGAGAGCATGCCGGTGCAGATCGCCTTCCACAACGGGGTCCCGCTGTACCTGGAGCTGCCGGTCAGCGTCGAACTGGAGGTCAGCCACACCGAGCCGGGCCTGCAGGGTGACCGCTCCAGTGCCGGGACCAAGCCGGCCACCATGGAGACCGGCGCGCAGATCAACGTGCCGCTGTTCATCAACACCGGAGACAAGCTGAAGGTCGACACCCGCGACGGCAGCTATCTGGGACGGGTCAACTCCTGA